In one window of Falco cherrug isolate bFalChe1 chromosome 12, bFalChe1.pri, whole genome shotgun sequence DNA:
- the GCLM gene encoding glutamate--cysteine ligase regulatory subunit, with translation MGTEGARALLERAATLTLQTGNLLNWGCLRKKCPATPGEEVRDCIQKTLTEWSSKIGQDLNQEILEVLECTVAQAVEKINPEERDELKVSAKLFIVGSNSSSIRDAVDLACSALGVAQLDSVIIAPPPVEDGTILSLEYLQPYWQELENLVQNKKIIAIGTSDLDKALLEQLYLWAQVKPSSNQVNLASCCVMPPDLTAFAKQFDIQLLTHNDPKELLCEASFQEVLQESIQNTKAHEWIPLWLLRYSVIVKSRGIIKSKGYIMQAKRNAS, from the exons ATGGGGACGGAGGGCGCCCGCGCCCTGCTGGAGCGGGCGGCCACCCTCACCCTGCAGACCGGCAACCTCCTCAACTGGGGCTGCCTGCGCAAGAAGTGCCCGGCCACCCCCGGCGAGGAG gtGCGGGACTGCATTCAGAAAACACTGACTGAATGGAGCTCAAAGATTGGACAAGACCTAAATCAG GAAATACTGGAGGTTCTGGAATGTACTGTAGCTCAAgctgtagaaaaaataaatcctgaagAAAGGGATGAGTTGAAAGTATCAG caaaactttTCATCGTTGGATCAAACTCTTCATCAATCAGAGATGCAGTTGACCTGG cATGTTCTGCCCTTGGAGTTGCTCAATTGGACTCAGTCATTATTGCCCCACCTCCTGTTGAAGATGGAACTATCCTGTCCTTGGAGTATTTGCAACCTTATTGGCAAGAACTTGAGAATCTAGTTCAAAACAAGAAGATTATTGCCATAGGTACCTCTGACCTAGACAAAGCACTGTTAGAGCAGCTGTATCTGTGGGCACAG GTGAAACCAAGTAGCAATCAGGTGAACCTAGCTTCCTGTTGTGTGATGCCACCTGATCTCACAgcttttgcaaagcagtttgaCATACAGCTGTTAACTCACAATGACCCAAAAG AATTACTTTGTGAAGCAAGTTTCCAAGAAGTTCTTCAGGAAAGCATCCAGAACACGAAAGCACACGAATGGATTCCTTTATGGCTTCTCCGGTATTCAGTCATTGTTAAAAGCAGAGGAATTATCAAGTCCAAAGGCTATATCATGCAAGCTAAAAGAAATGCCTcctaa
- the DNTTIP2 gene encoding deoxynucleotidyltransferase terminal-interacting protein 2 produces MVATRRAAARGRGQGPRAGGGGGRPSGPEPAGTAEMVSNEISTPVSTGMTRRRTKSIRKPEVIQESQSEELEHTEAKSDVSDSLELQLIRNENTVVNSAPSVAEPQADGDVSETESNCSAVSGLQTPLFVRVTRRRQIVVPYQPDYPDKKRHDKTAFLNKLRRTVDEDDASEAESCSSAVSGVQMPNVTRTTRSRQSRKKLQADRACEVQSEDISDAESCCLNSCMEPSGTSKRITRSMQVKSQADNTKQTEKGNKIVSEDENLIEDTIKSEPVIISDARPAAKLVSDTEDASSVTEGNKESSSPKSKCSSKSAGTTQSEDPEGVVLNDVTPSSPTEMKQSDIESPGKKAIKNRESVGVDDSEKACGQIQEHSEILVREEELEDMDLSLADCMSPKQFLESQGQITPNKNKKILECEREDAEAGARKSFTYADKPRKGEQPRAVSSSQKDIAVVQSTDSIGGCRMLEIDTDSGEDQTGEHAESVFHNSESSSTGNSSLVLFLSKDESDESENSAVLSVNTVEEELCYNEADERTPSLKKSSNGSLHAEGLFVIDTEPGMSSSQKYYLDQVDQDSDADSKHEGSEKGEESSDLEDAEEELIDEDKKDEDDDLLKTKIDVLHLSSSIDPGLNIKKLGGLYISFDAKKQKPESSVIKQLKEKKKDQLLQKSVITPDFEKKECVPPFRESLHQLKKQRRAEREKTTGDGWFGMKAPEITSELKNDLKVLKMRASLDPKHFYKKNDRDGLPKYFQVGTVVDSPIDFYHSRIPKKQRKRTIVEELLADSEFRRYLKTVWFADHVQIEVQGISCSENLVGSFAKLSGI; encoded by the exons ATGGTGGCCAccaggcgggcggcggcgcggggccgggggcaggggccgcgggccgggggcggcggcggccgcccctcggggcCCGAGCCCGCTGGGACAGCGGAG ATGGTGTCCAATGAAATTAGTACTCCTGTGTCTACGGGGATGACTAGAAGAAGAACTAAATCAATTCGTAAGCCAGAGGTAATTCAGGAATCTCAGTCGGAAGAGCTGGAACATACAGAAGCAAAGTCAGATGTCAGTGATAGCTTAGAGCTGCAACTTATTAGGAATGAGAACACAGTTGTTAATTCAGCACCGTCGGTTGCTGAACCACAAGCCGATGGGGATGTGTCAGAAACAGAATCAAACTGCTCTGCTGTGTCAGGTCTTCAGACACCTTTGTTTGTTAGAGTAACAAGAAGACGACAAATTGTAGTTCCTTATCAGCCGGATTATCCtgacaaaaaaagacatgacaaaacagcttttctaaatAAGTTAAGAAGGACTGTGGATGAAGATGATGCTTCTGAAGCCGAGTCTTGTTCCTCTGCAGTTTCTGGTGTCCAGATGCCTAATGTTACCAGAACTACAAGAAGcaggcaaagcagaaagaaattgcAGGCGGATAGAGCTTGTGAAGTCCAGAGTGAAGATATTTCTGATGCAGAGTCATGCTGTCTGAATTCTTGTATGGAACCGTCCGGCACTAGCAAACGAATTACTAGGAGCATGCAAGTGAAATCACAAGCAGATAATACTAAGCAGactgagaaaggaaacaaaattgtttcagaagATGAGAATTTAATTGAGGACACCATTAAATCTGAGCCAGTAATAATTTCTGATGCTAGACCTGCTGCAAAACTTGTCTCTGACACAGAAGATGCTTCCTCTGTCACTGAGGGTAATAAAGAATCCAGTTCACCTAAAAGTAAATGTTCTTCCAAATCTGCCGGTACAACCCAGAGTGAAGACCCGGAAGGAGTGGTTTTGAATGATGTGACACCCAGCAGTcctacagaaatgaaacaaagtgACATTGAATCACCtgggaaaaaagcaataaaaaatagAGAGTCGGTTGGGGTGGATGATTCAGAGAAAGCATGTGGCCAAATACAAGAACACAGTGAAATACTTGTGAGGGAGGAGGAACTAGAGGATATGGATCTTTCCCTGGCTGATTGCATGAGTCCCAAACAATTTTTAGAATCCCAAGGGCAAAtaacaccaaacaaaaataaaaaaattctggaatGCGAAAGAGAAGATGCTGAGGCAGGTGCACGGAAGTCTTTCACCTATGCTGATAAACCAAGAAAGGGTGAGCAACCTAGGGCAGTGAGTAGCTCACAAAAGGACATAGCTGTTGTACAAAGTACTGACAGCATTGGTGGATGCAGGATGCTTGAAATCGATACGGACAGTGGTGAAGACCAAACAGGAGAACATGCTGAATCTGTATTCCACAACTCTGAAAGTTCAAGCACTGGAAACAGTTCTCTTGTATTGTTTCTGAGCAAAGATGAAAGTGATGAATCTGAAAATAGTGCTGTACTGTCCGTAAATACAGTTGAAGAGGAACTGTGTTACAACGAAGCAGATGAGAGGACTCCTTCCCTCAAAAAATCTTCGAACGGTTCACTGCATGCTGAAGGGCTTTTTGTAATTGATACTGAGCCTGGCATGAGTTCCAGCCAGAAGTATTATCTAGATCAGGTAGACCAAGATAGTGATGCTGATAGTAAGCACGAAGGAAGTGAAAAAGGTGAAGAATCCTCAGATCTGGAAGATGCTGAAGAGGAATTGATAGATGAAGATAAGAAGGATGAAGATGATGATTTATTGAAAACTAAGATTGACGT TTTACATCTTTCCAGCAGCATAGACCCTGGTTTGAATATCAAGAAGCTTGGAGGTTTATATATTAGTTTTGACGCAAAAAAACAGAAGCCTGAATCAAGTGTAATTAAAcaactgaaggagaaaaagaaggaccAG CTCTTGCAGAAGAGTGTAATAActccagattttgaaaaaaaggagTGTGTCCCACCCTTCAGGGAGTCACTACACCAACTGAAGAAACAGCGCAGG GCAGAGCGAGAGAAAACAACAGGTGACGGTTGGTTTGGTATGAAAGCCCCAGAAATCACAAGTGAACTGAAAAATGATCTAAAAGTTTTGAAGATGAGAGCTTCATTGGACCCTAAGCATTTTTATAAGAAGAATGATAGAGATGGTCTACCCAAGTACTTCCAG gTTGGAACTGTGGTTGATTCTCCTATAGACTTTTACCATAGTCGAATCCCtaagaaacaaaggaagagaaCAATTGTTGAAGAGCTGCTTGCAGATTCTGAGTTtagaaggtatttaaaaacagtttg gttTGCAGATCATGTGCAAATTGAGGTTCAGGGAATTTCTTGCAGTGAGAATTTGGTAGGGAGCTTTGCCAAATTATCAGGTATCTAA